The following are encoded in a window of Persicobacter psychrovividus genomic DNA:
- a CDS encoding DUF2892 domain-containing protein, with product MATVKLNMGKIDRIVRGIIATIMIFLYLGNIITGNLGTLLLVGAGLLVANSLSGKCYFYSLMGWNSCQTTETAAPRKDVLKQKKP from the coding sequence ATGGCTACTGTAAAGTTAAATATGGGCAAGATTGACCGGATCGTCCGGGGAATTATTGCCACCATTATGATATTCTTGTACCTGGGCAATATCATTACAGGGAATTTGGGCACACTGCTGTTGGTAGGCGCCGGTTTGTTGGTCGCGAACAGCTTGAGCGGAAAATGCTATTTCTATAGCCTGATGGGCTGGAATAGTTGCCAGACCACAGAAACTGCGGCGCCAAGAAAGGATGTATTGAAACAAAAAAAACCCTAA
- a CDS encoding two-component regulator propeller domain-containing protein, with protein MAFFFSRQFPVFVCFFVCFWTFNFGCSFAQSDQKNLIRWGKGEGLSQNDVFCILQNRQGFMWMGTEEGLNKFDGANFTPFRPQQGDPHALVFHGVRAMVEEDNGVIWVGTLAGLNSYQPENNRFEAMGGDVLERADVRALCLDQANNLWVGTSDQGLWVREQGVFKTYLPGVVCNSLIEDHAGNIWLGTNSGLFCKAGNRPHFEPVSTFDQSQIIRTFAVDQQNNLWIGTYSGGLWKLAEKTHEVVAHYTTENGLNANQVVSLATDHQQGLWIGTENQGLQFLDLKSEKAAIHTIDATETPIRYSTITAIYADNQGRIWLGVYGKGIFMHDPYQPFKQVTYGLHFSKGLTHSSVRSVLKMGDQWLLGTDGGGLNVYNTLSGNISNQQLPDFSRHILSLERDQQGNIWVGSYGKGAYLWNGQRNKPQNYSHLLIEHNVWALKADLSGDGMWMGTSKGLFFRSLDGRRTEKYTHQENDDKSLGDNDVRALMQDVRGDLWVGSFGGLSRFSKKEQRFYNYPISVQMERTLGVMSILEDDHLNIWVGTFGGGVFRFDRSTEKFEPVESLRNLQIFSMVAGQDQQVWMSSNVGIHCFDPRNQQVRFFNIPHDLSLGNFNYGAGVCLEDGTITFGNTEGLVFFNPDAVELDSPAAPVRFTKFELIENVPENRAVFIQEGEKNDEVRLSAGENSFTVNFACLDYGNTRNIGFRYRVGESKDQWVDIGQQRRVTFTDYPSGAHEFHLQAYLINAPDQMVGSRTLNIDLEPRYYETIYFKVLVLLGIMMMIALAWRIKEKNWQHQQTVLNSKVAERTRALQAQKERLQSQNSALEKAERENHELLKAQFSERLYFRERELTAHTLNTIAKNELLKRVKSDLEVMVKKDQSKATDIKGVLHKIDASLEMEQDWKTFNALFAEVHQDFVHNLKSQHPDLTDYNLRLCYLYRLDLSSKDIATTLGISLNSVKVARHRLRKKLNLSEEADLLTYLHGFM; from the coding sequence ATGGCATTTTTCTTCTCTCGGCAATTCCCTGTTTTTGTATGCTTTTTTGTATGCTTTTGGACGTTCAATTTTGGCTGTTCATTTGCTCAGAGCGACCAAAAGAATCTGATCCGATGGGGAAAGGGGGAGGGGCTTTCCCAAAACGATGTTTTTTGTATTCTGCAGAATCGGCAGGGTTTTATGTGGATGGGTACCGAAGAAGGTTTAAATAAATTTGATGGCGCTAATTTCACGCCTTTTCGTCCGCAGCAGGGCGATCCTCATGCCTTGGTTTTTCATGGTGTGCGGGCGATGGTGGAAGAAGACAATGGAGTAATCTGGGTAGGCACACTTGCGGGACTGAATTCTTATCAGCCGGAAAACAACCGCTTCGAAGCCATGGGCGGCGATGTACTCGAACGGGCGGATGTCCGTGCTTTGTGTTTAGATCAGGCAAATAATTTATGGGTGGGGACATCAGATCAAGGCTTATGGGTGAGGGAACAAGGGGTTTTTAAGACTTACCTGCCAGGCGTTGTTTGTAATAGTTTAATAGAAGACCATGCAGGTAACATTTGGCTTGGAACCAATAGCGGCCTTTTTTGTAAAGCCGGAAATCGCCCACACTTTGAACCTGTCAGTACTTTCGATCAGTCACAAATTATCAGAACTTTTGCCGTAGATCAGCAGAATAATCTGTGGATCGGAACTTATAGCGGAGGCCTTTGGAAACTGGCTGAAAAGACTCATGAGGTCGTGGCGCATTACACTACAGAAAACGGCCTGAATGCCAATCAGGTGGTGAGCCTTGCCACCGACCACCAGCAGGGCTTATGGATTGGGACTGAAAATCAGGGTTTGCAATTTCTGGATTTGAAATCGGAAAAAGCCGCCATCCATACCATTGACGCCACCGAAACGCCCATCCGTTATTCAACCATTACGGCTATTTATGCTGATAATCAGGGGCGGATTTGGCTTGGTGTTTACGGTAAAGGCATATTTATGCACGATCCTTATCAGCCATTTAAGCAGGTAACCTATGGCCTTCATTTTTCCAAAGGACTGACGCACAGTAGTGTTCGGTCGGTGCTGAAAATGGGAGACCAATGGCTTTTGGGCACTGATGGCGGGGGGCTGAATGTCTATAACACCCTCAGCGGTAATATTTCCAATCAGCAACTGCCCGACTTTTCAAGGCATATTCTCTCCCTTGAAAGAGATCAGCAGGGGAATATATGGGTGGGAAGTTATGGGAAAGGTGCCTACCTGTGGAACGGGCAACGAAACAAGCCACAAAACTATTCGCACCTTCTTATTGAACATAATGTATGGGCGCTGAAGGCGGATTTGTCGGGCGATGGCATGTGGATGGGAACCTCCAAAGGCTTATTCTTTCGGTCTTTAGATGGCCGACGGACGGAAAAATATACGCACCAGGAAAATGATGACAAGAGCCTGGGCGATAATGATGTCCGTGCGCTGATGCAGGACGTTCGCGGGGATTTATGGGTGGGTTCTTTTGGTGGCCTGAGCAGGTTTTCCAAAAAAGAACAGCGATTTTATAATTACCCGATTTCAGTACAAATGGAACGTACCCTTGGCGTGATGAGTATTCTTGAAGATGATCATTTGAATATTTGGGTAGGAACTTTTGGCGGAGGGGTTTTCCGTTTCGATCGTTCTACCGAGAAGTTCGAGCCGGTGGAGTCGCTGCGTAATTTGCAAATTTTTTCAATGGTGGCGGGGCAAGATCAGCAGGTATGGATGTCCTCCAATGTGGGGATTCACTGTTTTGATCCTCGCAATCAGCAAGTCCGTTTTTTTAATATCCCTCATGACCTGAGCCTCGGGAATTTTAATTATGGTGCGGGCGTTTGTTTGGAAGATGGTACGATAACCTTCGGAAATACCGAAGGGCTGGTGTTTTTCAACCCTGATGCGGTAGAATTGGACAGCCCTGCAGCACCTGTGCGCTTCACAAAATTTGAATTGATAGAGAATGTGCCGGAAAATCGTGCCGTATTTATTCAGGAAGGGGAGAAGAATGATGAGGTTCGTTTGTCGGCGGGTGAAAATTCATTTACAGTAAACTTTGCCTGCCTCGATTATGGAAATACCCGAAACATTGGTTTTCGGTATCGGGTGGGGGAGTCCAAAGATCAGTGGGTGGACATCGGTCAGCAGCGGCGGGTAACGTTCACCGATTACCCTTCGGGAGCGCATGAGTTTCACCTGCAGGCTTATTTGATCAATGCACCCGATCAGATGGTCGGCAGCAGAACCCTTAATATCGACCTTGAACCGCGCTACTACGAAACCATCTATTTTAAAGTGCTGGTTCTTTTGGGCATCATGATGATGATTGCTTTGGCGTGGCGGATCAAAGAGAAAAACTGGCAACATCAGCAAACGGTGCTTAATTCCAAAGTGGCGGAACGCACCCGCGCTTTACAGGCACAGAAGGAGCGCCTTCAGTCGCAAAACAGTGCTTTGGAGAAAGCCGAGCGCGAAAATCATGAATTATTGAAAGCGCAATTTTCTGAAAGGCTGTATTTTCGGGAACGGGAATTAACGGCCCATACGCTGAATACCATCGCTAAAAATGAGCTGCTCAAACGGGTGAAATCAGATTTGGAGGTCATGGTGAAAAAAGATCAGTCTAAAGCGACTGACATTAAAGGCGTGTTGCATAAAATTGATGCCAGCCTGGAGATGGAGCAGGACTGGAAGACCTTTAACGCCCTTTTTGCCGAGGTGCATCAGGATTTTGTGCATAACCTGAAAAGCCAACACCCCGACCTTACAGACTACAATCTTCGCCTCTGTTACCTCTATCGACTGGACCTTTCCTCCAAGGATATCGCCACCACTTTGGGTATTTCCCTGAACAGTGTAAAAGTGGCCCGACACCGCTTGCGCAAGAAGCTGAACCTGTCGGAAGAAGCCGACCTGCTCACCTACTTGCATGGGTTCATGTAA